ACGGAATACTACTAATTCGTTATTCAGGTTTTAAACAAAACGATCGGCAAATTGATGATATTCTTGAAAAAGTCAAATCCCCCAATAATGTCCAGGTTAGAAGTGTTCTTATTCGTGTAGCTGATAGAAACTTATTGGATTACGGGAAAGCTTTTCTTCAAAAACTAAAATTAGGTGTCGAGAAATTCGAGACCATTTACGTTGGAAATTACGACTCTCCATTTATTAAATTGGTTATTGGGAAGAAGAAAAATCTAATTTTACTGGATGATGGTTCCAGGACAATCTCTGCGCAGCAAAAATTTTCTAACAAACACCATTTCGATTGGTTTACATTTTTTGACCTCGTACCATTCAAAGGGCAAAAGATTTATTCCAATAAGTTTGAATACATTCAAAAAAGAATTCAAAAATCAGATTCTTCTGAAAAAAAACCTATCATCTTTATTGGCGCTAACTTATCAGAAGATGAGATTATCTCCGAAGAGTATAATATTGATTTGATCAAAAAAATTGCCAAACGTTATTCTGATTATAATCTCTTATACGTTCCTCACCGATCAGAAAATCAGTCCAAACTAAAGGTTATTTCTTCAATTGAAAATATAGTTCTCAAACACTTGGACTTTCCAATTGAACTATTACCGGTTTATGACTACCCAATTCCATCCCAAATTATTTCATTTTATTCCACTGCATTATTTACTTTAGGTAAAATTTACGGGGTTCCCTCAACTGCATTTAGATTTAATTATCGCAAAAGTGAGTATATGGATCATATCGATAGTGTTTATGATTATTTTGAACAATACATGTCCGTAATTGCAGAAAACGACATTTAGCACATATATGTCCGGAAAAAAACTCTCTAAAAATATTATCATCTATGGGTTAAGTAATGGACTCAAATCGCTGGTTCCATTTGTTATGTTACCCATTCTCACCACACATATTTCTGCGGAAGGTGTTGGATTATTATCTTTGGTTGAGACTTCAATTCTTTTTTTAACTCCTATCATTTTTTTGAATCTTGAAGCAGGAATTGGAGTTGAGTATTTTAAATTAGACACCAAAAACCTTGCAAAATATATTAGTAATGGAGTCCTACTCTCCTTTGGAATATTTTTGATTTCTCAAGCCATCTTTTTTATTAGTCAGAATCTTATAAGTCAAACCTTTGGGCTCCCCGGGTATTTAGTTTTGCTCCTACCCATTTTTGTTATTCTACGTTTAATTCCAACGATCTTACTTGTAATTTTTCAAGCAAAACAAAAATCCGTTAATTATCTGTTTTACAGTCTATCTCAAACCGTTTTTGATTTCACTCTCTCTGCACTGTTTATCATTTACTGGAAACTTGGTTATCAAGGGAGACTGCAAGGCACCTATATAGCTTTTTTTATAGCCTCAATAATAGGTATCATATATATATATAAATTAGGATATATCGATTTTTCTATTTCCTCCAAAAGCATTCAAAGAATTATACGTTTTGGAGTTCCCTTGATACCCCACGCTATAGGAGGTACGATTATCGCCATGTCAGACCGTTACTTCGTATCGATATTTAGTGGCAACTCCGAAGTAGGACTATACACCGTTGCATACCAAATTGGAGCTTTAATGCTTTTATTCAGTCTGTCAGTTAATCAAGCATGGTCTCCAATGCTTTACGATTTACTAAATAAAAAAGATCTCAAATCCGTACAAAAATTCACAAGCATCTTATTTATTTTATTTCTTGTGATAGGAGTTATTGTTTATTTCTCTACTAATCTCATTTTTGAATTACTAATTGACCCTTCGTTTTATAGTGCAAAAACTTACGTTCCGTTTTTATTATTGGGATTCATTTTCCAATCTATTTATTTCCTTTTTGCAAACTTTATTTTCTATAGTAAAAAAACACAGGTTTTGGCATCAATAACTTTCTCTGGAGCGATTCTTAATCTGATCTTAAACTACTTTTTTATTAAAAGTTATGGAGTAATTGGTGTAGCATACTCAACAGCTATTACATGGTTTTTGTTTATGTTAGCAACTATTATCATTGTCAAACTTAAATTCTATAAAGTTGATCACGATTCTTAAAGCCATTATGCGAACAGTTTTCACATTCTTCGTGAAGAAAACCGTTTCCTCGTATGGTAAAAATCTTAGAGTTAATTTTTACTCGAGACTCACAAGAAACACATTTTTAGGTGACAATGTTAACTTCAACGGAATGATTATTCGTGGAAATGGTAAAGTGACTATCGGAGATAATTTCCATTCTGGAAAAGAGATTTTAATCGTAAACTCCTATCACAAATATGATTTTGGAAATGCGATTCCATATGATACTCAAGAAGATATTCATCGGGATATTATTATTAAAGACAATGTATGGATTGGAGATAGAGTGACCATTTTAGGAGGAATTACCATTGGAGAGGGTGCCATTATCCAAGCGGGTGCAGTGGTTGTAGGTGATATTGAGAAATATGGTATTGCTGGAGGAAATCCCGCTAAAGTTTTCAAGCATCGAAATATTGATAATTACTTAAAGCTTAAGTCAGAAGGGAAGTTTTGCTAAGCAATAAAGAAATATATGCTGAGTTTTGTGAGAAATCATCTTTACCATTGATTTTTCAAACGCCCCAATGGCTTGATGCTGTGGCAGGTTCAAATAACTGGGACGTATTACTTAGTTTTCAGGGGAATTTATTAAGTGGCGCAATGCCATATGTTACATCTTCTAAATTTGGTTTAAAACAGATAACTTTACCATTTCTCACTCCTTATCTGGGACCTATTGTTATTTTTCCGGAAGACTTAAAAATTCAAAACAGGCTTTCTTTTAAAAGAAAAATCATCAAACATTTAGTCGATCAAATTCCAAAGAATGATCGATTTATCACACAAACAGATTTCTCGTTTGATTTTTGGCTCCCATTTTATTGGAAAGGTTATCAGCAAACAACAAGATATTCCTATTTATTAGACACTTCTCCAGATATTAAAGAATTATCAAAAGGTTTTAAACCCAATATCAGAAAGCATATAAAAAAGGCAAAAGAATTATTCTCCGTTATTAGCTCTGAAAAAACGGATACCCTATACGAATTACATCAAAACGATCTAAAACTAAAAGGAGAAAGTCTTCTCTTTACTAAGGATCAATTTGAACAATTAGATCATGGGATTAAATCATCAAATAATCGTCTCATACTCCACGCAATTGATGACAACAATAATATTGTTGGTGGTTTTTATCTCGTTTTTGATAAGACATACGCACACTATTTAATCGGTGCGGCACAACCCAACGCAAGAAGTTCAGGTGTCATGAGTCTTTTAATGGAAGAGGCTATTCTTGAAGCTAAAAAAAGAAAACTAATCTTCAATTTCGAAGGAAGTATGCATGAAAATATTGGTCGTTTCTTCAGCTCCTTTGGGGGTACTCCTACTCCATATATGCAAATTTCTAAAACAAGTAATAAATGGCTAAAAGAGTTTACCCGTTTTAATCATGGTTAATTGCGTTTTTAGCCAAATACTCAATCATCTTCAGATAAACATCTCTCCACCCGCTCCAATGCCCCCACTCAGAGAGTGAATCATTGTGCCATAAACTCACAAAAGTTCCATTATACTTTTTCACCTTCTCGATATACTCGGTAAAATAGTCGATTGCATTCTCTGGTCCTTCTTCAAAGTAATATTTGATGGTCGCCTCCATTAAATAAAATGGATACACCTTTAATGACGTGGCTTCATCGTAATCCAAATCATAAAAAGTAAATGGAACACACGTACCCGCCCTAAAACCCATTTTGGCAGCGTATCCCATCGTATAATCTTCTTTCGCACCATACTCTATCAACTGACGATAAGACTGGGGCAAATTCAATTTAATAAAATGAAATCTACTTTTAATAATAGGTTGATGCACGATCTTCTCAAGTCTGGAAAACTCGGCTTTTAACTTCTGCATTGACATGCATGAAGCATAACTTGGATGTAAACCAATATCAGCGTAATCGTTAATACCTTTAATCAGCGCCTGAAGTTTATTACTTGAAACTGGGATGCTTTTATCATGTACGTCATAATCTCCAACATGAAAGAAGAAAATAGATTTTAAATCATGTTTCCTATGTAAATTTAAAAT
This genomic interval from bacterium SCSIO 12643 contains the following:
- a CDS encoding GNAT family N-acetyltransferase produces the protein MLSNKEIYAEFCEKSSLPLIFQTPQWLDAVAGSNNWDVLLSFQGNLLSGAMPYVTSSKFGLKQITLPFLTPYLGPIVIFPEDLKIQNRLSFKRKIIKHLVDQIPKNDRFITQTDFSFDFWLPFYWKGYQQTTRYSYLLDTSPDIKELSKGFKPNIRKHIKKAKELFSVISSEKTDTLYELHQNDLKLKGESLLFTKDQFEQLDHGIKSSNNRLILHAIDDNNNIVGGFYLVFDKTYAHYLIGAAQPNARSSGVMSLLMEEAILEAKKRKLIFNFEGSMHENIGRFFSSFGGTPTPYMQISKTSNKWLKEFTRFNHG
- a CDS encoding acyltransferase, which codes for MRTVFTFFVKKTVSSYGKNLRVNFYSRLTRNTFLGDNVNFNGMIIRGNGKVTIGDNFHSGKEILIVNSYHKYDFGNAIPYDTQEDIHRDIIIKDNVWIGDRVTILGGITIGEGAIIQAGAVVVGDIEKYGIAGGNPAKVFKHRNIDNYLKLKSEGKFC
- a CDS encoding oligosaccharide flippase family protein; its protein translation is MSGKKLSKNIIIYGLSNGLKSLVPFVMLPILTTHISAEGVGLLSLVETSILFLTPIIFLNLEAGIGVEYFKLDTKNLAKYISNGVLLSFGIFLISQAIFFISQNLISQTFGLPGYLVLLLPIFVILRLIPTILLVIFQAKQKSVNYLFYSLSQTVFDFTLSALFIIYWKLGYQGRLQGTYIAFFIASIIGIIYIYKLGYIDFSISSKSIQRIIRFGVPLIPHAIGGTIIAMSDRYFVSIFSGNSEVGLYTVAYQIGALMLLFSLSVNQAWSPMLYDLLNKKDLKSVQKFTSILFILFLVIGVIVYFSTNLIFELLIDPSFYSAKTYVPFLLLGFIFQSIYFLFANFIFYSKKTQVLASITFSGAILNLILNYFFIKSYGVIGVAYSTAITWFLFMLATIIIVKLKFYKVDHDS